The proteins below are encoded in one region of Nyctibius grandis isolate bNycGra1 chromosome 7, bNycGra1.pri, whole genome shotgun sequence:
- the LOC137665758 gene encoding C-C chemokine receptor type 5-like: protein MENHTVDSVDWPLTTEFDYSDSAPCTGIEEKHFAANFLPPLYSLVVIFGLIGNMLVVLILVKYKRLKSMTDIYLLNLAISDLLFVFSLPFWAYYAVHDWIFGDALCRILSGVYLLGFYSGIFFIILLTLDRYLAIVHAVFALKARTVTYGILTSAVTWAVAIFASVPGTVFHKTQKENSRYTCSAHYPSDATINWKYSYTLKMNILGLIVPMLIMIFSYSQILKTLLRCKNEKKQKAVRLIFVIMIFYFIFWTPFHISTFLHTFQNSLFDPNCEINGQLEKAIQVTETISMIHCCINPVIYAFVGEKFRKYLYAFFRKHVAVHLCKRCPNLYSEKLERVTSTFTGSTAEHDISTGL from the coding sequence ATGGAAAACCACACTGTAGACTCAGTCGACTGGCCACTGACAACAGAATTCGACTACAGCGACTCGGCACCATGCACGGGAATTGAGGAAAAACACTTTGCAGCAAATTTTTTGCCACCGCTTTATTCTTTGGTGGTGATATTTGGCCTCATAGGCAACATGCTCGTAGTCCTTATCCTGGTAAAATACAAGAGATTGAAGAGTATGACTGACATCTACCTGCTCAATTTGGCAATTTCTGATTTgctctttgtattttctctccctttttggGCTTATTATGCTGTTCACGACTGGATATTTGGGGATGCTCTGTGTAGAATTCTCTCAGGTGTCTACCTCCTTGGCTTCTACAGTGGGATCTTTTTCATAATCCTGCTGACCCTGGACAGGTATCTGGCCATAGTGCATGCAGTGTTTGCTTTAAAAGCTAGGACAGTTACCTACGGCATCCTCACCAGTGCTGTCACTTGGGCTGTTgctatttttgcttctgttcctgggacagtatttcacaaaactcaaaaggaaaattcacGTTATACTTGCAGTGCTCATTATCCAAGTGATGCCACAATAAACTGGAAGTACTCCTATACTTTAAAGATGAACATTCTGGGACTTATTGTTCCAATGCTCATTATGATTTTCAGTTACTCACAAATTCTAAAAACATTATTGAGATGcaagaatgagaaaaaacagaaggcagTCAGGCTCATTTTTGTGATCATGATTTTTTACTTCATCTTCTGGACACCATTCcatatttctacttttttgcATACATTTCAAAATTCACTTTTTGACCCAAATTGTGAAATCAATGGTCAACTGGAGAAAGCAATCCAAGTGACAGAAACAATATCAATGATCCACTGTTGTATCAATCCTGTGATCTATGCATTTGTTGGAGAAAAATTTAGGAAATATCTTTATGCCTTTTTCCGAAAGCATGTTGCAGTCCACCTCTGCAAAAGATGTCCAAATCTTTACTCTGAAAAATTAGAAAGAGTTACTTCCACATTCACAGGATCCACTGCAGAGCATGACATCTCTACTGGACTGTAG